Proteins from a single region of Sebastes umbrosus isolate fSebUmb1 chromosome 8, fSebUmb1.pri, whole genome shotgun sequence:
- the si:ch211-40k21.5 gene encoding uncharacterized protein si:ch211-40k21.5 — protein sequence MAEQPTGKLAIPALAATAYTSKQPKKRKTDFSRRQSKRESDNKRNKTRVNIGEAFQRWRDLRDSIGLTLDSELAVLLLDRSTAELESFHNHILMYASKRFSFTPPVYSARTLLAGLDYNHHVHRPVQRKADGSIEYRKLYNKKSRKWSLYTMKVDKDYGYIPDLQRAILRSRTTADRGMPRVRRQRPDDPRQYGLLCGIPPPTTEELLHTQVSRRQGQGLPK from the exons atggcggaacaacctactggaaagcttgctattccagcattggcagcaactgcctacacctcaaaacaacccaaaaaaagaaagacagacttttcaAGAAGACAGTCCAAAAGAGAGTCCGACAATAAGCGGAATAAAACGCGTGTcaatatcggcgaagcgtttcagcGGTGGAGAGATCTCCGGGACAGCATCGGCCTCACGTTGGACTCCGAGCTTGCAGTTCTTCTCCTGGACAG gTCTACAGCAGAACTTGAGTCATTTCACAACCACATACTGATGTATGCCAGCAAGAGATTCAGTTTCACCCCGCCCGTCTATTCAGCTCGCACCCTACTTGCTGGTTTGGATTATAATCATCATGTCCACCGACCAGTGCAGAGAAAAGCTGATGGCTCCATTGA ATACCGGAAGCTGTACAACAAGAAGTCGCGGAAGTGGAGCCTGTACACAATGAAGGTCGACAAGGACTATGGCTACATTCCTGACCTCCAGAGGGCCATCCTCCGAAGCCGCACCACAGCAGACAGAGGCATGCCGCGTGTGAGACGCCAGAGGCCTGATGACCCGCGGCAGTATGGTTTGCTATGTGGTATTCCACCTCCAACCACAGAGGAGCTACTGCACACACAAGTCAGTCGACGACAAG GCCAAGGACTACCTAAGTGA